A segment of the Streptomyces sp. NBC_00376 genome:
GGACGCCGCCCCTCCCCGCCGCCGGTTCAGGGCATCAACGAAGCCCGTAATACAGCGAGTTGTGCGCCGTGTCCGGCAGGTACAGCACGTCGTTGCCGTCCGAGTCCCGCCGCACCGCGAGCCGGTCCGCGCTCACGCCCGGTGCGGCGGACTCCGCGGTCCATGCCCCGTCCGCCGACTGTGTCGCGGCGAAGACGCGGTCGGTACCGGAGCCGGCGACGTAGTAGATCCGCTTGGTGTCCGTCTCGTCCCAGGTGATGCCGAGGGCCGCGGCCGTCTGGCCACCGGCGTACACGGTCTTGCGGACCCAGTCGCTGCCGCTCGGATACGCGTAGTACACACGGAAGTTGCCGCCGCTGTCGGCCGAGCGGTAGCGGTAGGCGACCTTCGGGGTGGAGCCGTCGAGGGTGAGCTTGGCGCTCTGCACCGCAGGGCCCGGGTAGGCGTTGTCGATGCTCCACTCCTCACCTGTGGTGAGCTCCTGGATCACATCGGACGTGTCGGGCGTCACCGGGGTGGTGACGGCCGCGCCCGCGCTGTCCGCGAAGGCGCCGGTCGACGGGTCGTAGCTCAGGTAGGAGAGCTGGTGCCGGAACCCGGTCGCCGGGGCCTTGGCCCACTCGTAGAGGAGATGTACGCGGCCGTCGGCGTCCACCGTCAGGTCGTCGGGGTACACCGAGCGGTTCAGCGCGTCGGCGAAGGTGGCGACCACGCTCCAGCGTGCGGCGGCGTTGTCCCAGCGGTACAGCTTGCCGGGGCGCTTGTCGGAGCCGGAGCCGACGCGGGCGGCCAGGTACAGATCGCCGTTGGGTGCGGTGGTCACGACCGGATAGGTGATGCCCACGCCCTGGTCGGGCAGCTCGGACGCGTGATCCGTGACGTCCCCGCCGGGGGCTTCGGTGCGGAAGTAGCGCCAGGGGTCGGCGTGCATGGAGGCGAACACATGCAGACGGCCGCTGCCGTCGCGCGCGACGGACGACTGGTTGTGACCGTTGTCGTCGGGGAACTCGGCCTGCTGTCCGCTCTTGTCGAGCAGCGGCAGACGGCTCCACACCCCGTCCGGGTCGC
Coding sequences within it:
- a CDS encoding BNR-4 repeat-containing protein, translating into MRRPTARAYAASAASLAALLSLVPAAARADDTDRAATAAAAATVIEKVPYAMDSSNQAAWWTPVATYKGRGQYTYFAFNEPGSTAATHRPAIARRDPDGVWSRLPLLDKSGQQAEFPDDNGHNQSSVARDGSGRLHVFASMHADPWRYFRTEAPGGDVTDHASELPDQGVGITYPVVTTAPNGDLYLAARVGSGSDKRPGKLYRWDNAAARWSVVATFADALNRSVYPDDLTVDADGRVHLLYEWAKAPATGFRHQLSYLSYDPSTGAFADSAGAAVTTPVTPDTSDVIQELTTGEEWSIDNAYPGPAVQSAKLTLDGSTPKVAYRYRSADSGGNFRVYYAYPSGSDWVRKTVYAGGQTAAALGITWDETDTKRIYYVAGSGTDRVFAATQSADGAWTAESAAPGVSADRLAVRRDSDGNDVLYLPDTAHNSLYYGLR